Part of the Triticum aestivum cultivar Chinese Spring chromosome 4D, IWGSC CS RefSeq v2.1, whole genome shotgun sequence genome is shown below.
AACTCGGACAGCATCTGCACCACCTCCCTCATCGTCGGGCGCTCCACGCTGTTCTCCTGGACGCAGAGCATGGACACGAAGAAGAGGTGGGACACCTCGTCCATGGGCACCGTGCTCAGCCGGCGGTCGACGACCTTGGGCACGCTCTCCCGCCGGCCGTCGGTGACCCGCTTCGCCCACTGCACGATGTCCACCCCTTCGCCGAAGTCCCCCACCGGCCGCCTGCCGGTGACGAGCTCCAGCAGGACGacgccgaagctgtacacgtcgctcTTCTCGTCCACTCTCAAGGTGTACGCGTACTCTGCAACAAACACGATCACACTTAGCAAGCCTGCTAATCACATTATTATGGCAATATTTCAAGCAGTGTAACTTCTCTTCTCGTCAAAGAACACAATGATTAAATCAATGGGTAAAGGAGAAAGCTAGGAACGTAAACCTAGGAGGACTGTTCTCAACGTGCACCAGCGCACTGATCATATAAGATAATACTACCAGTCTGATCTCAAATCTAAGCGCGATGGTTGTAAATTATGTTCAAGAACTAGCTTATTCTGGAATAGTGAGCATGGCATGCTAGGAAAAGTGAGCCTGTGCTACGCTGCTGATTTGAATAGCACAGAAACTGGCTATGTGCGCCTAGGACAGAGGCAAGTGCGTACAACATTCTGCGACGAATCCCAAGAGGAACCGCCTGCCCTGCCCTTTGCAGATCCACCGGAATCTCTCCCATACATATGCACATAGTATATTCCACCAAGTTCGTCAAATCCAAGGAAAATTCTTCGCCGGGATCAAGAAGAGGAGTTCTGTCAGTTAATCCAGCCCATGCCTGCCCTGAGATCTTGCCAAATCCCAAACCCGGAAGAGCAAAAAGGAAAAGCAGAGAGAGTGGGAGAGATGAAAACCTATACAAACTTCGTGACCGTAACAGTGAGGGCGCCCGTGCCGTTCGAAAGCGTAGGAACAGCGTGCCGTGCCGTCCCGTTGGGGGGCTCCGGCTTTGGCTTTGGCGACGTAACAGCGGCAAAGCGGGAGGCTGCTTTGGCGAGGCcccaggagcaggagcaggaggatgACGAGGCTTTTTACCGGAGTGAGTATGTCCCATGCCGGTCAAAGATATAGCAGCGCAACCAAGTCGATCCTGACCTAAAGGGCCGTCCTGGACCAGCCGGTGCTGGTGCTGGTACCCAATAATACCTACCGTGTcatgtttttctcaaaaaaaaacctGCCGTGTCATATGGGGTCCGTATCCTACTGCTCCAGACCTCACCAGGCTGACGAAGTCTCGTACTACTACGAGAAAATTACCGTGTCAGAGGGATACGGGTGACGAGAAGATCGGGCGGGCTCAAACTCAAACTCCCTTTTGCCATGCCCGATGCTGCTACTCTGGCGCACTGGCACGGCCTGACACGAGCGGTCCACACACGTACGTTCGCCCGCTACGCTACGCGCTGTGGTACACGGGAGAGTGCACGCAGGCCGGCCGGCCGTCGTCCGGCCGCGTCCTGGGGCGGTGGGCGTCTCGGGATGGCACGGAGTTTTTTGGCATACACGATGCATGGGATGGGCGTGTCGGGTTTGCGACTTGTGTTGGCCAGACGGTGTCCGGACGCGCCCACAAGGCGGCATCGTGTGGTCGCAATCGCGCGGGGTCCCGCGAGAAAATAATTGGGTGCTCGAGTGCGAGCCTGAGCAGAGGACCCCTTTTCGGCCGCTTTCGCCGAGGGCCCACCGGCGCGCGCAGTGCTGCCGCTGCTGATGTGGTGTAAAGTCAGACCGGATCGGATGGCCTTGTACTGCTACTGCGTGTCATGTGCATACACAGAgtcggaccggaccggaccggacgGACAGCCGCGGCTCAAAGTAGCCCTCGGCCATACCCTCTCGTCTCCCCATTTCAAAACTACACACCCGAGCTGACAtattttctcaaaaaagaaaagaagaggaaaaCGCCCAAGAAGACGTACTCCTACTAAGGATTTGAAAGAAAAAACATCCTAGTATAAAGCTTAATTTCGAAGCGTAAACGTACTGGGACCAAAAGTTCCCGTGCGGATTGATCTGAAACAGTGAGGCAGACAATGAGACATACTAGTACTAACCACTATCACTATCTATCTGCGTGCATGTGGTCAATCGTACGTGAAGGTTTTAACTCGCGACAAACCTAATCAGACGTTCACTTGTCCTTATGTCGTACTACTGGCTATTGACTTCGGAGCAGCAGGTCCCATTGCCCAGAGAGAGGGGCCAGCCCCCATGCCCACCGTGCAAGATGGCGACAAGCAGACGAGCTCGAAAAACCGATGGATCCTAAACCAAATCTGATTGACCCCTCATAGGCAGGCAAGGCGATATGCGACTAGAGACAAAAACAATCACATGTGTATGTAACGAGACGTGAAATGCTGGCAATCAGTGTGGACGGATGTAACGTACCTGGCGCGATGTAGCCGTACGACCCGGCGACGGCGGACATGCACTCGGAGGCGCCGGCgttggccgcgccgccgccggagccggagcggAGGAACTTGGCCAGCCCGAAGTCCGCCACGTGGGCCTCCAGGTCGTCGCCGAGGAGGATGTTGTTGGACTTGACGTCGCGGTGCACGATCATCGGGCTGCAGTCGTGGTGCAGGTAGCAGAGCCCGCGCGCCGCCTCCAGCGCGATCCGGTACCGCCGGTCCCACGCCAGGAACCCGCCGCCCTTGCCGTGGAGCACCTCGCCGAGGCTGCCGCCGCCCATGTACTCGTACACCAGCACGTTCGCCTCCCGGTCGTTGGTGCAGAAGGCCAGCAGCCGCACGATGTTCCGGTGCCGGATGCTGCCCAGCGTCCGGATCTCCGCGCGGAACCCGTGGTCGTGCCGCCCGCCGCCGTTCAGCCGCTTCACCGCGATCGCGCCGCCCGACCGCGCCCGCCCCGCGTACaccacgccggcgccgccgcggcccACCACGTTCCCGTCCTTCATGCACTCGATCAcctcagcgatgccgaagtccaCCTTGTGGAACGCCGTGAACCGCCACGCGCCGTCCGGCCCGCCGCGGTACGACCTCGCGCGCAGCACGGCCGCCACGGCGAATACCACCGAGCACGCCAGCAGCCCCAGCGCGAACACCAGCTTGTAGtcccccgccgtcgcccgccgcgggCTGACGGCCGTCGACCCGCCGGTGTCGCTGCTGATGTTGCAGGGCCGGTTCAGCACCGGCCCGCACAGCCTCGGGTTGCCCGCGAACGCCGTCTCGTTCAGGTACCTCAGCTGGCCCGTGTCCGGCAGCTGGCCGGACAGGTCGTTGTAGGAGAAGTCGGCCGCCGTGAGGCTGCTCATCGCCCCGATCGCCGCGGGGATGGACTCCTCGAGCTGGTTCCTCGACAGGTTGAGGTAATTCAGCACTCTTATCCCGGCGATGGCCTCTGGGATAGGACCAGACAGGTTGTTGGTGCTGAGGTCAATGTACGTGAGCTGCCCACACCGGCCGATGGCCTCCGGTATCGGCCCGGACAGCTCATTGCCGCTGAGGTCGAGCTTCACGAGCAGCCGGAGCTCGCCCACCTCCGGCGGCACGGCGCCGGCGAGACGGTTGTTGCTGACCAGCAGCGTCTGCAGCGCGGAGAGGTTGGCCAGCGCGGCAGGCAGCGGCCCGGACAGCAGGTTGTTGGACAGGTTGAGCTGAGCCAGCTGCGAACCGGCTAGGGTCGGGCTCGGGTTCGACGGGACCGGACCGGAGAGCAGGTTGTTCTGCAGCTCCAGCAGGTTGAGCCGCGGGAGGTAGAGGAAGCCGGCGGGAATGGTGCCGTTGAGGTAGTTGTGGCCGAACCGGACCCGGGTGAGGCTCGCGCACGAGCCGAGCGGCCCGGGGATGGGGCCGAAGAGGAAGTTGTTCATGAGGATGGCGGTGTGCAGCTCGCCGGAGGAGCACAGCATCTCGGGGATCATGCCGGTGAGCCGGTTCGATGACAGGTCGACGAGCCGGAGCGCCGCGTTGGCGCCGAGGCCCGCCGGGACGCGGCCGGTGAAGTTGTTCATGAAGAGCTGCAGCGTCTCCAGCAGCGGCAGCGCGGCCACGAAGTCAGGGACCGGGCCGTGGAGCCGGTTGAGGAACAGGTTGAGCAGCCGGAGCGAGGTGAGGGACGCCAGGGTGCTCGGCACCTCGCCGGTGAGCGCGTTGTTGGACAGGTCCAGCCTGGTGAGCGCCGTGAGGTGGCCGAGCTCCGGCGGGATTTCGCCCGTCAGCTGGTTGGTGTGGAGGAACAGCGTGTCGAGAGAGGCGAGCCCGCCGAGCTCCGACGGGATGCTCCCGGTGAGGCCGCAGTTGGAGACGTCCAGCATGGTGAGGTTGCGCAGCCGGCCGAGCTCCGCCGGGATGCCGCCGTCGAATGCGTTGTAGTACCCGAGGTAGAGCTCCCTGAGGCTCGTCAGGTTGCCGAGCTCCGGCGGGATGGCGCCCTGCAGGTTGTTGCCGTTGAGGGACAGGTACTCCAGAGCCAGCATCCCGCCGTACGACGCGGGTATCACCCCGGAGAAGTAATTGCCGCCAAGGTCAAGGTACCGGAGCCGCGCCAGCGCCGTCACGCCGGGCGGGAGCGAGGAGGAGAAGTTGTTGTCGTAGGCGTCGAACACCTCGAGGCTGGGGAGCGACGGGAAGTCCCAGCCGTCGAGGCCGCCGCCGAGCTGGTTGCCGGAGACATTGACGTAGCGGAGCTCCGGGAGGGCGGACACGACCACCGCGCCCACGATGCCGTTCCCGGCGAGGGAGAGGTTCGCAAGCGCGGCGAACCCAGTCACCTCGGCCGTCACGGGCGCGCCAGTGGACACGTTCATGTTGGCGATGTCGACGGAGACCACTCTGCCGCCGGCGCAGCGGACGCCGGTCCACTCGCACACCGAGGCGACATTGCCCGGCAGCCACGAGCGCAGCACGTGGGGGCGGCAGCTGAGGGAGGCCTTGAGGGAGAGCAAGGCCAGCGCATCTCCATGCAACGCCTCGCCATGTCCATAGCCACTGGCATTATCGGTGGATAGTAGAAGAAAAATCAAGAAGGGGAGCAAGGCAAAAGGATGAAGAGCCTTCATCTGGCCTACAATTCTTGCAGCTTGCGAAATGTGGTGAGGAACTAGCTAGAATACGCAGCCATTGGCAATGCCATTGCTGCTGTTTCAGTGAGCTTATAGAGACTTGGAGAGACAGATAAACGGGTGGATGCAGAGATAGAGAGGTGGTAGATGGGTAGATAGAGGGAACGGCAAAGGCATGCAAGAATCTTGAGAAGCTTCACATGAAAATGGAGGCGAGAGGCGTGAGCTTCACACTGAAGGGGAGGGGAATATGTTCTCTGTGTGTCAAGAATGGCTTTGTCTTTTGAGCTATTTATGCCTTGTGGGAGAAGGGTGTCCAGTGCATCGGGCCCTGCTTTGGGTGTCTCTGTGTTCTATCTTCTCCTCATCTCTCTGGTCCTGTGCATCCCTCTCTTGCTTCTCTTTTTGCTTTATCTTTCGGAGCAGAGAAACTAACTGTTAAAGGCTTGTAGTGGGCGAGGAAGCAGCCGTGGCAAGTGATGGGGAGTTTCCAGCTTTGGCGTTTTTATCAACAAATCCCAACAAATTATTCCATTAGCTTTGGGGAGTATTTAGAAAGGTTTCGGGCAATTATGGCATGGCGCCCGACAGAAAAAGGGAAATGCACTCTGGTCTCCGTCCGACTACAGGGCCCGTGATTGAATTTGGGCAATGATGAAAGAGAGCAATCAAACTACTCCAGTGTGTCCAATATGTGTATTTGTGCCAGCCAATAGGTTCCGGAGTTTCATATAAAAGAAGTAGGATCCGGAGCAGTACAAGGAAAGAAGGTTTTGGGCAAGTCATTTTTTAGGTGTTCTTTCATGATAgcttaccacatatgccatgtggTTCTTGGTTGTAATTGAGAGCAACTCTATCTCGTTCCCACAACTTAACCCCCGAAAACCCACTCTTAAAGTTTAAATACCTACAATATCATATGTATTATGAGAGCGGAATCTAAGGGCGCCCCTGTGTCTTGTTTTAAGCGAGACAACGGGGTGCGCTTGCGTCGGGGCGAGCCCCGGATGAGTCGGCCCAGCCGTGCGGGAGCCACAACCTGTTTTTTTTCCGTTCTCATTTTTTGTACCCTTTATACACTTCAAAATATTCTACATATATAtgcatatattacaaaaaacactcttaaaacacattttaaaaaatgttgaataagtattaaaaaaatattaaactagaatttgaaaaatgttgaataagtattaaaaatgttgaacaagtattataATATGTTGAATAGATATTAAAAAAGGTTGAACGAGtatatgaaaaatattgaacaaatattgaaaaatgttgaacaaaaatttgaaaatgttaaatagGTACTTCAAAAATGTTTAacgagtatatgaaaaatgttgaacgagtattaaaaatgttgaacaagtatttgaaaaaaagttGAATAACTATTAAAATagtgaacaagtatttaaaaaactGTTGAAATAGTGTTCGGACAATACTGAATGTGTATACAAATAATGTTGATCACTTGTTacaaaaaatgtttttgacatgtacgaaaaaagaaaagaaaacaaaaaaatttgaaaaccgtagaaacaaacaaaaaagaatgagaaaaacaaaaaatggagaagaaaaaagaaaaataaaaaaggaagaaaACCGAATAACACAGACGAATATGAAGAATGAAAAAAAGAGaatgagaaaaaaaagaaaaagaaaaaaaaaccctgAAAAACCATTGAAAACCGGCTCTTTAGGCCTCAACACTAGTAGGGAaaaccttagcagtagcgctggatatATACCTATCAGTAGCGCTTGTAtaagcgctaccactaaggcgctacagcCAACTTGCTTTACCTAATTAGCGGTAGCGCttagggatggcaacggggccCCATACCCGCCAAACCCATGGGGATTTCATCTATTAGGGGGTGGGGATGGACGAAAAACATCCCCATGGGGATATTTACCAAACTAATTTATTCCCCGTAGGGTACAACGGGGATGGGGCCGATATCCTATTCCCCAGACCCAATACCCATCGGGGACCCGGTTAGTAGCTGTGACACTGCGGTCAAccttaaaatattcacaaacaaacttgCGAAAACAAAAAAAACTCTGAAAAAAACCTTAAACCTATCTCACGTCCTCACCTCAGCTGCCACCATAACCAAGAAGTCAGTACGACCTAGATATGCATTAGCAGGACATGGAAACACCATTTCTGTATGTTGATTATAGGGTGTCATATTATGTATATGAGTATTTGTTTATGCGGATGGGGAACCTAATGGGGCCCCGTTCCCCAGTGAGGCATGGGTATGGGGAAATTTCATCCTCAGTCATGTAAATGGGATGGGGATGGGATGATAGGGAATACATGGGGATGGGTATGTTGTAGGTATCCCCATAGGGGATtgtcccattgccatccctagtagCGCTCGAATGGAACCAACGCTACTCATAATAGTAAGTAGCAGTAGTGTTTCTtatgaaaagcgctactgctaaattttcctATATTTTTAAAAATGCAGCTTATTGTCGctgtatttgaaggaaatatgccctagaggcaataataaagttattatttatttccttatatcatgataaatgtttattattcatgctagaattgtattaaccgaaaacatgatacatgtgtgaatacatagacaaacagagtgtcacttgtatgcctctacttgactagctcgttgatcaaagatggttatgtttcctagccatacacaaagagttgccatttgattaacgagatcacatcattaggagaatgatgtgattgacttgacccattccgttagcttagcacttgatcgtttagtatgttgctgttgctttcttcatgacttatacatgttcctatgactatgagattatgcaactcccgtttaccggaggaacactttgtgtgctaccaaatgtcacaacgtaactgggtgattataaaggtgctctataggtgtctccgaaggtacttgttgggttggcgtatttcgagattaggatttgtcactccgattgtcggagaggtatctttgggcccactcggtaatgcacatcacttaagccttgcaagcattgcaactaatgagttagttgcgggatgatgtattacggaacgagtaaagggacttgccggtaacgagattgaactaggtattgagataccgatgatcgaatctcgggcaagtaacataccgatgacaaagggaacaacgtatgttgttatgcggtttgaccgataaagatcttcgtagaatatgtgggagccaatatgagcatccaggttccactattggttattgaccggagacgtgtctcggtcatgtctacatagttctcgaaccagtagggtccgcacgcttaaagttcgatgatggttatattatgagtttatgtgttttgatgtaccgaaggttgttcggagtcccggatgtgatctcggacatgacgaggagtctcgaaatggtcgagacgtaaagatcgatatattggacaactatgtttggacaccggaaaagttccggaaggtttcggacatttatcggagtaccgggggttaccggaccccctccggggggaactaatgggccttgttgggccctagtggagagagaggggctggctagcgcaagaggcgcgccccctccccttgagtccgaatagaacaaggaaaggggggggggcggtgcccccttgcctttcccctctcccactccatcctcccccctccttcttggactaggaaagggaggggaaaacctacttggagtaggtttcccctcctagggcgcgccaccccttggccggccctctctccttcccctttatatatggaggaggggggcacccatagacacaacaattgatc
Proteins encoded:
- the LOC123096229 gene encoding leucine-rich repeat receptor-like serine/threonine-protein kinase BAM1; translation: MKALHPFALLPFLIFLLLSTDNASGYGHGEALHGDALALLSLKASLSCRPHVLRSWLPGNVASVCEWTGVRCAGGRVVSVDIANMNVSTGAPVTAEVTGFAALANLSLAGNGIVGAVVVSALPELRYVNVSGNQLGGGLDGWDFPSLPSLEVFDAYDNNFSSSLPPGVTALARLRYLDLGGNYFSGVIPASYGGMLALEYLSLNGNNLQGAIPPELGNLTSLRELYLGYYNAFDGGIPAELGRLRNLTMLDVSNCGLTGSIPSELGGLASLDTLFLHTNQLTGEIPPELGHLTALTRLDLSNNALTGEVPSTLASLTSLRLLNLFLNRLHGPVPDFVAALPLLETLQLFMNNFTGRVPAGLGANAALRLVDLSSNRLTGMIPEMLCSSGELHTAILMNNFLFGPIPGPLGSCASLTRVRFGHNYLNGTIPAGFLYLPRLNLLELQNNLLSGPVPSNPSPTLAGSQLAQLNLSNNLLSGPLPAALANLSALQTLLVSNNRLAGAVPPEVGELRLLVKLDLSGNELSGPIPEAIGRCGQLTYIDLSTNNLSGPIPEAIAGIRVLNYLNLSRNQLEESIPAAIGAMSSLTAADFSYNDLSGQLPDTGQLRYLNETAFAGNPRLCGPVLNRPCNISSDTGGSTAVSPRRATAGDYKLVFALGLLACSVVFAVAAVLRARSYRGGPDGAWRFTAFHKVDFGIAEVIECMKDGNVVGRGGAGVVYAGRARSGGAIAVKRLNGGGRHDHGFRAEIRTLGSIRHRNIVRLLAFCTNDREANVLVYEYMGGGSLGEVLHGKGGGFLAWDRRYRIALEAARGLCYLHHDCSPMIVHRDVKSNNILLGDDLEAHVADFGLAKFLRSGSGGGAANAGASECMSAVAGSYGYIAPEYAYTLRVDEKSDVYSFGVVLLELVTGRRPVGDFGEGVDIVQWAKRVTDGRRESVPKVVDRRLSTVPMDEVSHLFFVSMLCVQENSVERPTMREVVQMLSEFPRHASSQPSPSSASSSSAPEPEKEPNCYKLFPDLLN